Proteins encoded in a region of the Takifugu flavidus isolate HTHZ2018 chromosome 8, ASM371156v2, whole genome shotgun sequence genome:
- the sall4 gene encoding sal-like protein 4 isoform X1 yields the protein MSRRKQAKPQHIDSEEPASGGNGVLQDADEAGNDVKRFKMEETRVCTKCCAEFFDESEFLEHEKNCTKSQHVVIMRDGDGSEVPEEYSQGSPDGLMSDHDDSQSSSHSLSIANTDHPERTEEESSINAEEPGQRDQTEMGESPETNYHHPSKFQDTNVTLETMADTKVAVSQHSNKAEASSQDALQVIPMILEQLVCLQQQQLQQIQLTEQIRIQVAMMTPQGLHPSVGAVMDPLKAFGAHLSQQLSAAAALIGKRTGSESLSLETMKQGRQPLPTGIPTSLPGGLGSVAAKADLLKGIPDLASRLPALLPQSPGVLGFPSTFSGIQTGMESSKKVKSKMVSLPSDTKSGDSLYKHRCKYCGKTFGNDSALQIHLRSHTGERPFKCNICGNRFTTKGNLKVHFQRHKDKFPNISMNPHPVPEHLDNIPTSSGIPYGMSIPIDDSNLTEMKPVLGHPAAGFPPSSMMGLKTFDGFAENQFTQRPSPSTSDGSPSVFGQEAGLDLNPKDAKELLGGLHHMTGNGVSGEPSSGTAKLQQMVDGLDKRTGDPNECVICHRVLSCQSSLKMHYRTHTGERPYKCKICGRAFSTKGNLKAHYGVHRANTPLKMQHSCPICQKKFTNAVVLQQHIRMHMGGQIPNTPVPENQFDVAESLASSLPEETSMDTSSFEASMEDHKPEPNSQKPNGPSDSVPSVSEEQPNAGPTMFSSLDVLKNLTSALALKQQSSTTSESEGTSKESPAPREQEYQNGRSPAVSDSTSFHSASSPVNNASRSKSPESAVDDYAQSGSKPESDAGPQGGLESGGALDLTSSSSTTPKVIKEEPIFPFTNGDYVPSSNMQFMRLQSSLASLEMKIPPENPLGPHSLFGSQHIPQGAALPPSSTASRRSTKQHTCHTCSKNFSSASALQIHERTHTGEKPFACNICGRAFTTKGNLKVHIGTHMWNNSSRRGQRLSLEGPMALMAMGSEAKKLPELMQPPKELGAPQMNFDPSLWNQYAAAFSGGLTMKTNEISVIQGGGIPLPGSPAGGPLIGSTGGLMKMDGSHSGLPATVAEIEKNSSDSVPKSQFPHFMEEGKIAVN from the exons ATGTCGAGGCGTAAGCAAGCCAAACCGCAGCACATCGACTCCGAAGAGCCTGCTTCTGGAGGAAACG GTGTTCTGCAAGATGCTGATGAGGCTGGAAATGATGTGAAGAGGTTTAAAATGGAGGAGACCAGGGTGTGCACCAAGTGCTGTGCAGAATTTTTTGATGAGTCTGAATTTCTGGAACACGAGAAGAATTGCACTAAAAGCCAGCATGTGGTGATCATGAGGGATGGAGATGGCAGTGAGGTACCCGAGGAATATTCCCAAGGCTCCCCCGACGGCCTGATGAGTGACCACGACGACAGCCAGTCCAGCAGTCATTCCTTATCAATCGCCAATACAGACCACCCGGAGAGGACGGAGGAAGAATCCAGCATTAACGCAGAGGAGCCAGGCCAGCGGGATCAGACGGAGATGGGTGAGAGTCCGGAGACAAATTACCACCACCCATCCAAATTCCAAGACACAAATGTCACTCTCGAGACCATGGCAGACACCAAAGTTGCCGTGTCCCAACATTCGAACAAGGCCGAGGCGTCGTCGCAGGACGCCCTGCAGGTCATCCCCATGATCCTGGAACAGTTGGTGtgtctgcagcaacagcagcttcagcaaatCCAACTCACGGAACAGATTCGAATTCAAGTGGCCATGATGACTCCACAGGGTCTGCACCCGTCCGTGGGGGCAGTGATGGACCCACTCAAAGCTTTCGGCGCACAtctctcccagcagctttctgccGCAGCGGCTCTGATCGGTAAAAGAACTGGCAGTGAGAGTCTTTCTCTGGAGACTATGAAACAAGGGCGACAGCCTCTTCCCACTGGCATCCCAACATCCCTGCCAGGAGGTCTGGGCTCAGTCGCTGCTAAAGCCGATCTTTTAAAGGGCATTCCTGATCTGGCCAGTCGTCTACCTGCACTGCTTCCGCAGTCGCCGGGTGTACTGGGCTTCCCCAGCACCTTCAGTGGCATCCAAACGGGAATGGAGTCGTCCAAAAAGGTCAAGTCAAAGATGGTGTCTCTCCCGTCGGATACAAAAAGCGGCGATTCGTTATACAAGCACAGGTGCAAGTACTGCGGGAAGACCTTCGGCAACGACAGCGCCCTGCAGATTCACCTGCGCTCTCACACGGGCGAAAGGCCGTTCAAGTGTAACATTTGTGGGAACCGCTTCACAACTAAAGGGAACCTGAAGGTGCATTTCCAGAGGCATAAAGACAAGTTCCCCAACATCAGCATGAACCCGCATCCCGTGCCAGAGCACCTGGACAATATTCCCACCAGCAGCGGCATTCCCTATGGCATGTCGATCCCCATCGACGACTCCAACTTGACTGAAATGAAGCCCGTACTCGGTCATCCTGCAGCTGGATTTCCCCCCTCATCCATGATGGGACTGAAGACGTTTGACGGCTTTGCAGAGAACCAGTTTACCCAGAGGCCCTCGCCTTCAACAAGCGACGGCTCTCCGTCGGTGTTCGGCCAAGAGGCCGGTCTGGATCTGAACCCAAAGGATGCTAAAGAGCTTCTCGGAGGGCTGCATCACATGACTGGTAACGGGGTGTCGGGAGAACCAAGCTCTGGAACTGCAAAGCTTCAGCAGATGGTGGATGGGCTGGATAAAAGAACGGGCGACCCGAACGAGTGTGTGATCTGCCACAGAGTCCTCAGCTGCCAGAGCTCGCTCAAGATGCATTACCGCACACACACGGGCGAGAGGCCCTACAAGTGTAAAATCTGTGGCCGCGCTTTCTCCACAAAGGGGAATCTGAAGGCCCATTACGGCGTCCACAGGGCCAACACTCCCCTTAAGATGCAGCACTCGTGTCCGATCTGCCAGAAGAAGTTCACCAACGCTGTGGTGCTTCAGCAGCATATTCGTATGCACATGGGCGGCCAGATCCCCAACACCCCCGTGCCAGAAAATCAGTTTGACGTGGCGGAGTCGTTGGCTTCCTCTCTCCCCGAGGAGACCTCTATGGACACCAGTAGTTTTGAAGCAAGCATGGAGGACCACAAACCAGAGCCGAACTCGCAGAAGCCAAACGGCCCCTCAGATTCAGTCCCGTCTGTGTCGGAGGAGCAGCCCAACGCTGGCCCCACCATGTTTTCCAGTCTAGATGTTTTGAAGAACCTTACTTCAGCTCTTGCACTGAAACAACAGAGTAGCACCACTTCCGAAAGTGAGGGGACATCCAAAGAATCTCCGGCTCCGAGAGAGCAGGAATATCAGAACGGCCGCAGTCCAGCTGTTTCTGACTCCACGTCCTTTcactccgcctcctcccccgTGAACAACGCCAGCAGGTCCAAGTCTCCCGAGTCTGCGGTCGACGATTACGCTCAGAGTGGCTCAAAACCGGAATCTGACGCTGGACCTCAGGGCGGCCTAGAGTCTGGAGGAGCTCTTGACCTCacatcatccagcagcaccacTCCCAAGGTGATTAAAGAAGAACCTATCTTTCCATTCACAAATGGAGACTATG TTCCATCCAGCAACATGCAGTTTATGAGGCTACAATCAAGTCTGGCCAGTCTGGAGATGAAGATTCCCCCAGAGAATCCCCTGGGTCCTCACAGTTTGTTCGGCTCGCAGCACATCCCTCAGGGAGCCGCCTTGCCCCCCTCCTCAACGGCATCACGGCGATCCACCAAACAGCACACATGCCACACCTGCAGCAAGAACTTCTCGTCTGCCAGCGCCTTGCAGATCCACGAGCGCACCCACACGGGGGAGAAGCCCTTTGCCTGCAACATCTGCGGCAGGGCGTTCACCACCAAGGGAAATCTGAAG GTGCACATCGGCACTCACATGTGGAACAACTCCTCGAGGCGCGGCCAGCGACTGTCTCTCGAGGGCCCCATGGCCCTGATGGCCATGGGCTCGGAGGCCAAGAAGCTACCAGAACTTATGCAGCCCCCCAAAGAACTGGGAGCTCCGCAAATGAACTTTGACCCTTCTCTTTGGAACCAGTATGCCGCTGCCTTCAGCGGGGGTCTGACCATGAAGACCAATGAGATCTCTGTCATCCAGGGCGGGGGCATCCCGCTGCCCGGGAGCCCTGCCGGTGGGCCTCTGATCGGCTCCACCGGGGGCCTGATGAAGATGGATGGGTCCCACTCTGGGTTACCTGCCACTGTGGCTGAAAtagagaagaacagttcagaCAGTGTGCCAAAATCCCAGTTCCCACATTTCATGGAGGAGGGTAAAATCGCTGTTAACTAG
- the sall4 gene encoding sal-like protein 4 isoform X2 has translation MEETRVCTKCCAEFFDESEFLEHEKNCTKSQHVVIMRDGDGSEVPEEYSQGSPDGLMSDHDDSQSSSHSLSIANTDHPERTEEESSINAEEPGQRDQTEMGESPETNYHHPSKFQDTNVTLETMADTKVAVSQHSNKAEASSQDALQVIPMILEQLVCLQQQQLQQIQLTEQIRIQVAMMTPQGLHPSVGAVMDPLKAFGAHLSQQLSAAAALIGKRTGSESLSLETMKQGRQPLPTGIPTSLPGGLGSVAAKADLLKGIPDLASRLPALLPQSPGVLGFPSTFSGIQTGMESSKKVKSKMVSLPSDTKSGDSLYKHRCKYCGKTFGNDSALQIHLRSHTGERPFKCNICGNRFTTKGNLKVHFQRHKDKFPNISMNPHPVPEHLDNIPTSSGIPYGMSIPIDDSNLTEMKPVLGHPAAGFPPSSMMGLKTFDGFAENQFTQRPSPSTSDGSPSVFGQEAGLDLNPKDAKELLGGLHHMTGNGVSGEPSSGTAKLQQMVDGLDKRTGDPNECVICHRVLSCQSSLKMHYRTHTGERPYKCKICGRAFSTKGNLKAHYGVHRANTPLKMQHSCPICQKKFTNAVVLQQHIRMHMGGQIPNTPVPENQFDVAESLASSLPEETSMDTSSFEASMEDHKPEPNSQKPNGPSDSVPSVSEEQPNAGPTMFSSLDVLKNLTSALALKQQSSTTSESEGTSKESPAPREQEYQNGRSPAVSDSTSFHSASSPVNNASRSKSPESAVDDYAQSGSKPESDAGPQGGLESGGALDLTSSSSTTPKVIKEEPIFPFTNGDYVPSSNMQFMRLQSSLASLEMKIPPENPLGPHSLFGSQHIPQGAALPPSSTASRRSTKQHTCHTCSKNFSSASALQIHERTHTGEKPFACNICGRAFTTKGNLKVHIGTHMWNNSSRRGQRLSLEGPMALMAMGSEAKKLPELMQPPKELGAPQMNFDPSLWNQYAAAFSGGLTMKTNEISVIQGGGIPLPGSPAGGPLIGSTGGLMKMDGSHSGLPATVAEIEKNSSDSVPKSQFPHFMEEGKIAVN, from the exons ATGGAGGAGACCAGGGTGTGCACCAAGTGCTGTGCAGAATTTTTTGATGAGTCTGAATTTCTGGAACACGAGAAGAATTGCACTAAAAGCCAGCATGTGGTGATCATGAGGGATGGAGATGGCAGTGAGGTACCCGAGGAATATTCCCAAGGCTCCCCCGACGGCCTGATGAGTGACCACGACGACAGCCAGTCCAGCAGTCATTCCTTATCAATCGCCAATACAGACCACCCGGAGAGGACGGAGGAAGAATCCAGCATTAACGCAGAGGAGCCAGGCCAGCGGGATCAGACGGAGATGGGTGAGAGTCCGGAGACAAATTACCACCACCCATCCAAATTCCAAGACACAAATGTCACTCTCGAGACCATGGCAGACACCAAAGTTGCCGTGTCCCAACATTCGAACAAGGCCGAGGCGTCGTCGCAGGACGCCCTGCAGGTCATCCCCATGATCCTGGAACAGTTGGTGtgtctgcagcaacagcagcttcagcaaatCCAACTCACGGAACAGATTCGAATTCAAGTGGCCATGATGACTCCACAGGGTCTGCACCCGTCCGTGGGGGCAGTGATGGACCCACTCAAAGCTTTCGGCGCACAtctctcccagcagctttctgccGCAGCGGCTCTGATCGGTAAAAGAACTGGCAGTGAGAGTCTTTCTCTGGAGACTATGAAACAAGGGCGACAGCCTCTTCCCACTGGCATCCCAACATCCCTGCCAGGAGGTCTGGGCTCAGTCGCTGCTAAAGCCGATCTTTTAAAGGGCATTCCTGATCTGGCCAGTCGTCTACCTGCACTGCTTCCGCAGTCGCCGGGTGTACTGGGCTTCCCCAGCACCTTCAGTGGCATCCAAACGGGAATGGAGTCGTCCAAAAAGGTCAAGTCAAAGATGGTGTCTCTCCCGTCGGATACAAAAAGCGGCGATTCGTTATACAAGCACAGGTGCAAGTACTGCGGGAAGACCTTCGGCAACGACAGCGCCCTGCAGATTCACCTGCGCTCTCACACGGGCGAAAGGCCGTTCAAGTGTAACATTTGTGGGAACCGCTTCACAACTAAAGGGAACCTGAAGGTGCATTTCCAGAGGCATAAAGACAAGTTCCCCAACATCAGCATGAACCCGCATCCCGTGCCAGAGCACCTGGACAATATTCCCACCAGCAGCGGCATTCCCTATGGCATGTCGATCCCCATCGACGACTCCAACTTGACTGAAATGAAGCCCGTACTCGGTCATCCTGCAGCTGGATTTCCCCCCTCATCCATGATGGGACTGAAGACGTTTGACGGCTTTGCAGAGAACCAGTTTACCCAGAGGCCCTCGCCTTCAACAAGCGACGGCTCTCCGTCGGTGTTCGGCCAAGAGGCCGGTCTGGATCTGAACCCAAAGGATGCTAAAGAGCTTCTCGGAGGGCTGCATCACATGACTGGTAACGGGGTGTCGGGAGAACCAAGCTCTGGAACTGCAAAGCTTCAGCAGATGGTGGATGGGCTGGATAAAAGAACGGGCGACCCGAACGAGTGTGTGATCTGCCACAGAGTCCTCAGCTGCCAGAGCTCGCTCAAGATGCATTACCGCACACACACGGGCGAGAGGCCCTACAAGTGTAAAATCTGTGGCCGCGCTTTCTCCACAAAGGGGAATCTGAAGGCCCATTACGGCGTCCACAGGGCCAACACTCCCCTTAAGATGCAGCACTCGTGTCCGATCTGCCAGAAGAAGTTCACCAACGCTGTGGTGCTTCAGCAGCATATTCGTATGCACATGGGCGGCCAGATCCCCAACACCCCCGTGCCAGAAAATCAGTTTGACGTGGCGGAGTCGTTGGCTTCCTCTCTCCCCGAGGAGACCTCTATGGACACCAGTAGTTTTGAAGCAAGCATGGAGGACCACAAACCAGAGCCGAACTCGCAGAAGCCAAACGGCCCCTCAGATTCAGTCCCGTCTGTGTCGGAGGAGCAGCCCAACGCTGGCCCCACCATGTTTTCCAGTCTAGATGTTTTGAAGAACCTTACTTCAGCTCTTGCACTGAAACAACAGAGTAGCACCACTTCCGAAAGTGAGGGGACATCCAAAGAATCTCCGGCTCCGAGAGAGCAGGAATATCAGAACGGCCGCAGTCCAGCTGTTTCTGACTCCACGTCCTTTcactccgcctcctcccccgTGAACAACGCCAGCAGGTCCAAGTCTCCCGAGTCTGCGGTCGACGATTACGCTCAGAGTGGCTCAAAACCGGAATCTGACGCTGGACCTCAGGGCGGCCTAGAGTCTGGAGGAGCTCTTGACCTCacatcatccagcagcaccacTCCCAAGGTGATTAAAGAAGAACCTATCTTTCCATTCACAAATGGAGACTATG TTCCATCCAGCAACATGCAGTTTATGAGGCTACAATCAAGTCTGGCCAGTCTGGAGATGAAGATTCCCCCAGAGAATCCCCTGGGTCCTCACAGTTTGTTCGGCTCGCAGCACATCCCTCAGGGAGCCGCCTTGCCCCCCTCCTCAACGGCATCACGGCGATCCACCAAACAGCACACATGCCACACCTGCAGCAAGAACTTCTCGTCTGCCAGCGCCTTGCAGATCCACGAGCGCACCCACACGGGGGAGAAGCCCTTTGCCTGCAACATCTGCGGCAGGGCGTTCACCACCAAGGGAAATCTGAAG GTGCACATCGGCACTCACATGTGGAACAACTCCTCGAGGCGCGGCCAGCGACTGTCTCTCGAGGGCCCCATGGCCCTGATGGCCATGGGCTCGGAGGCCAAGAAGCTACCAGAACTTATGCAGCCCCCCAAAGAACTGGGAGCTCCGCAAATGAACTTTGACCCTTCTCTTTGGAACCAGTATGCCGCTGCCTTCAGCGGGGGTCTGACCATGAAGACCAATGAGATCTCTGTCATCCAGGGCGGGGGCATCCCGCTGCCCGGGAGCCCTGCCGGTGGGCCTCTGATCGGCTCCACCGGGGGCCTGATGAAGATGGATGGGTCCCACTCTGGGTTACCTGCCACTGTGGCTGAAAtagagaagaacagttcagaCAGTGTGCCAAAATCCCAGTTCCCACATTTCATGGAGGAGGGTAAAATCGCTGTTAACTAG